The following proteins are encoded in a genomic region of Alosa alosa isolate M-15738 ecotype Scorff River chromosome 10, AALO_Geno_1.1, whole genome shotgun sequence:
- the sec13 gene encoding protein SEC13 homolog, giving the protein MVSVINTVDTSHEDMIHDAQMDYYGTRLATCSSDRSVKIFDVKNGGQILLADLRGHEGPVWQVAWAHPMYGNILASCSYDRKVIIWKEENGSWDKMYEYTGHDSSVNSVCWGPYDFGLILACGSSDGAISILTFSGDGQWDIKKISNAHTIGCNAVSWAPAVVPGSLIDQPTGQKPNYIKRFVSGGCDNLVKLWKEEDGQWKEDQKLEAHSDWVRDVGWAPSIGLPTSTIASCSQDGRVFIWTCDDPSGNTWTAKLLHKFQDVVWHVSWSITGNILAVSGGDNKVTLWKESLDGQWACISDVNKGQGAVSSVTDGQQNEQ; this is encoded by the exons ATG GTGTCCGTCATCAATACCGTGGATACGTCTCATGAGGACATGATC CACGATGCTCAGATGGACTACTATGGCACACGCCTGGCCACTTGCTCCTCTGACCGTTCTGTGAAGATATTTGATGTGAAAAATGGAGGCCAAATCCTGCTGGCTGATTTGAGAGG CCATGAGGGCCCTGTGTGGCAGGTGGCCTGGGCTCACCCCATGTATGGCAACATCCTGGCCTCCTGCTCCTATGACAGAAAGGTCATCATCTGGAAGGAGGAAAATGGCAGCTGGGACAAAATGTATGAGTACACGGGCCACGACTCTTCAG TGAACTCGGTGTGCTGGGGTCCGTATGACTTTGGGCTGATCCTGGCCTGCGGGAGCTCTGACGGGGCCATCTCCATCCTCACATTCTCTGGAGACGGACAGTGGGACATCAAGAAAATCAGCAACGCACACACG ATTGGCTGTAATGCAGTCAGCTGGGCCCCTGCCGTGGTGCCAGGTAGCCTTATAGACCAGCCCACCGGCCAGAAGCCCAACTACATCAAGAGATTTGTGTCTGGAGGATGCGACAACCTGGTCAAGCTGTGGAA agaGGAGGATGGCCAATGGAAAGAGGACCAGAAGCTGGAGGCTCACAGTGACTGGGTGAGAGATGTGGGCTGGGCTCCATCCATAGGCCTGCCCACCAGCACCATCGCCAGCTGCTCACAG GACGGTCGTGTGTTTATCTGGACGTGCGACGACCCCTCAGGCAACACGTGGACGGCCAAGCTCCTGCACAAGTTCCAAGATGTGGTGTGGCATGTCAGCTGGTCCATCACTGGAAACATTCTGGCTGTCTCCGGCGGCGACAACAAG GTGACTCTATGGAAGGAATCTCTGGACGGCCAGTGGGCTTGCATCAGCGACGTCAACAAAGGCCAGGGTGCTGTGTCCTCCGTCACAGACGGACAGCAGAATGAGCAGTGA
- the cand2 gene encoding cullin-associated NEDD8-dissociated protein 2 yields MSSVAYYISNLLEKMTSTDKDFRFMATNDLMMELQKDSIKLDEDSERKVVAMLLKLLEDKNGEVQNLAVKCLGPLVSKVKEYQVETMVDTLCSNMVSDKEQLRDISSMGLKTVIAELPPTTAGMALTCNVCKKITSQLIGALGKQEDVSIQLEALDILSDMLSRLSGTLSSFHSSILTSLLPQLTSSRMAVRKRSIIALGHLVPSCSPALFTQLTEHLLAELARGPPTSNTRTYIQCLATISRQGGHRVGEHLEKIVPMVVKFCNVEDDELREYCFQAFEAFVRRCPKEMSPHIATVIKLCLKYITYDPNYNYDGDDDQEDSMETEEDEDQETDDEYSDDDDMSWKVRRSSVKCLETVISSRRDLLVDLYGSVCPTLVSCFKEREENVRTDIFLAFVALLRQTHPVVGATAALEPGAKEDPAVTLLKKQVPTVVKALHKQLKEKSMKSRQGCFSLLTELASVLPGALGEHIPALIPGIVYSLTDKSTSSNMKIDALAFLHVLLSSHAPEDFHPHIRVILPPVVQCVDDTFYKIISEALLVTQQVVRIIRPVDKPSSFDAKPYVKDIFSATVKRLKAADIDQEVKERAISCMGYIVSHLGDQLGGDLQSTLQIFLERLKNEITRLTAVKTITLVAASPLKIDLRPILTEGIPILASFLRKKQRALKLGTLTALNVIVTNYSDSLKPPAIDAVLAELPALIQESDMHVSQVAITLLACMAKACPSSLSKISGTILPEVLSLVHSPLLQGGALCSILDFFQALVLTKSSNMSYNDLLKALTGPFYAAKPSDLPMHRQSYYSVAKCVAALSSACAKEASGMVASLIQEVKSSKSSESARILSFLCLGEVGRSMNLSGQKELKSVILEAFSSPNEEIKSAASCALGNICVGNLEEYLPFMLAEISSQPKRQYLLLHSLKEVISTSSAERLKPHLENVWALLFKNCECPEEGTRNVVAECLGKLTLVNPSELLPRLKKQLSSGSPLSRSTVVTAVKFTIVDQPAPIDTLLKGCIGDFLKTLQDPDLNVRRVALVMLNSAAHNKPVLIRGLLSKVLPHLYNETQIRKDLIREVEMGPFKHTVDDGLDVRKAAFECMYTLLDSCLDCLDIFEFLDHVEEGLKDHYDIRMLTFIMLARLSSLCPSAVVQRLDRLVEPLRATCTTKVKAGSVKQEFEKQEELRRSAMRAVAALLSISEVEKSPAMVDFANQIRSNAEMATIFESVQGDAISGGVEAMDTS; encoded by the exons ATGTCGAGTGTCGCCTATTACATCTCCAATCTGCTGGAAAAAATGACATCTACTGACAAAGATTTTCG GTTCATGGCCACCAATGACCTGATGATGGAGCTGCAGAAGGACTCTATAAAGCTAGATGAGGACAGTGAGAGGAAGGTGGTGGCTATGCTACTCAAACTACTGGAGGACAAGAATGGAGAGGTGCAGAATTTGGCAGTCAAATG TCTGGGTCCTCTGGTGAGTAAAGTGAAGGAGTACCAGGTCGAGACTATGGTGGACACACTGTGCAGTAATATGGTGTCGGACAAGGAGCAGCTGCGAGACATCTCCAGCATGGGGCTGAAAACAGTTATCGCTGAGCTCCCACCAACTACTGCAG GCATGGCCCTGACCTGTAACGTGTGTAAGAAGATCACCTCGCAGCTGATCGGCGCTCTGGGGAAGCAGGAGGATGTGTCCATCCAGTTGGAGGCTCTGGACATCCTGTCAGACATGCTCAGCAG gttgagTGGCACTCTGAGCAGCTTCCACAGCTCCATCCTGACCAGCCTGCTGCCCCAGCTGACCAGCTCGCGCATGGCTGTGCGCAAACGCTCCATCATCGCACTGGGCCACCTGGTGCCCAGCTGCAGCCCGGCACTCTTCACGCAGCTCACCGAGCACCTGCTGGCCGAGCTGGCCCGTGGGCCACCCACTTCCAACACCCGCACCTACATCCAGTGCCTGGCCACCATCAGCCGCCAGGGAGGGCacagagtgg GGGAACACCTTGAGAAGATTGTGCCAATGGTGGTCAAGTTCTGTAATGTTGAAGATGATGAACTAAGGGAATACTGCTTTCAGGCTTTTGAAGCCTTTGTCCGCAG ATGCCCGAAGGAAATGTCTCCTCACATTGCCACGGTGATTAAGTTATGTCTGAAGTACATCACCTACGACCCCAATTATAACTATGATGGGGATGATGACCAAGAAGATTCCATGGAAacagaggaggatgaagatcAGG AGACAGACGATGAGTACAGTGACGATGATGACATGAGTTGGAAGGTTCGGCGGTCCTCTGTGAAGTGCCTGGAGACGGTGATCAGCAGTCGCCGTGACCTCCTGGTCGACCTGTACGGTTCCGTCTGCCCCACCCTGGTGTCCTGCTTCAAGGAGCGTGAGGAGAATGTGCGCACGGACATCTTCCTGGCCTTTGTGGCTCTTCTCAGACAGACCCACCCCGTAGTGGGCGCGACGGCCGCCCTCGAGCCCGGGGCAAAAGAGGACCCCGCTGTGACCCTGCTCAAGAAACAG GTGCCCACCGTTGTGAAGGCCCTGCATAAGCAGTTGAAGGAGAAGAGCATGAAGTCCAGGCAGGGCTGCTTCAGTCTGCTTACAGAGCTTGCCAGCGTGCTGCCCGGAGCCCTGGGAGAACACATACCGGCCCTCATACCCG GTATTGTGTACTCCCTGACTGATAAATCCACCTCATCAAACATGAAGATTGACGCCCTTGCCTTCCTCCATGTTCTCCTGTCCAGCCACGCCCCTGAGGACTTTCACCCCCACATCAGAGTCATCTTGCCACCCGTTGTCCAGTGTGTGGACGACACCTTCTACAAAATCATCTCTGAAGCCCTTTTAGTTACACAACAGGTGGTGAGGATCATCCGACCAGTGGACAAGCCCTCCTCTTTTGATGCCAAACCCTATGTGAAAGACATCTTCTCCGCCACCGTGAAGAGGCTGAAGGCAGCGGACATAGACCAGGAAGTAAAGGAACGGGCCATCTCCTGCATGGGCTACATCGTCAGCCATCTTGGAGACCAGCTTGGTGGAGACCTGCAGTCCACCCTGCAAATCTTCCTGGAGAGGCTGAAGAATGAGATCACCCGGCTGACTGCCGTGAAGACCATCACGCTGGTCGCGGCGTCCCCGCTCAAGATCGACCTGCGTCCTATCCTCACCGAGGGCATTCCCATCCTGGCTTCCTTCTTGCGGAAGAAGCAGCGGGCCCTCAAGCTGGGCACGCTGACCGCCCTCAACGTGATCGTAACCAACTACAGCGACAGCCTCAAGCCGCCAGCAATTGACGCCGTGCTCGCGGAGTTGCCTGCACTCATCCAGGAGAGCGACATGCACGTGTCCCAGGTGGCCATCACGCTTCTGGCCTGCATGGCCAAAGCCTGCCCGTCTTCTCTCTCCAAGATCAGTGGCACAATCCTCCCCGAGGTGCTCAGTCTGGTCCACTCCCCACTACTCCAGGGAGGTGCCCTGTGCTCCATCCTGGACTTTTTCCAGGCCCTGGTGCTGACCAAGTCCAGCAACATGAGTTACAACGATCTGCTGAAAGCTTTGACAGGACCCTTCTATGCAGCTAAGCCGTCGGATCTTCCCATGCATCGTCAGTCCTACTATTCTGTCGCCAAGTGTGTGGCCGCACTGTCATCGGCATGCGCAAAGGAAGCTTCTGGAATGGTTGCCAGCCTCATCCAGGAGGTGAAGAGTTCCAAGTCATCCGAGTCGGCGCGTATCCTGTCCTTCCTGTGCCTGGGCGAGGTGGGCCGCTCCATGAACCTGAGCGGTCAGAAGGAGCTCAAGAGCGTCATACTGGAGGCCTTCTCGTCGCCCAATGAGGAGATCAAGTCGGCCGCTTCCTGCGCCCTAGGCAACATCTGTGTGGGGAACCTGGAGGAGTACCTGCCCTTCATGCTGGCAGAAATCAGCAGCCAGCCCAAAAGGCAGTACCTGCTGCTGCACTCCCTTAAGGAGGTGATCAGCACCTCCTCGGCAGAGCGCCTCAAGCCACACCTGGAGAACGTCTGGGCGCTGCTCTTCAAGAACTGCGAGTGCCCTGAGGAGGGAACGCGGAACGTGGTGGCCGAGTGCCTGGGGAAGCTCACGCTGGTCAACCCATCTGAGCTGTTGCCTCGGCTTAAGAAGCAGTTGTCATCAG GTTCACCTCTTTCCCGCAGTACTGTCGTCACAGCTGTTAAATTCACAATCGTTGATCAGCCAGCTCCCATAGACACACTTCTGAAAGGTTGTATAG GTGACTTCCTGAAGACCCTACAGGACCCTGACCTGAATGTAAGGCGGGTTGCCTTGGTGATGCTCAACTCTGCGGCACATAACAAGCCTGTGCTGATCCGAGGCCTCCTAAGCAAAGTGCTCCCCCACCTCTACAATGAGACACAGATCAGAAAGGACCTCATACGAGAG GTGGAGATGGGACCGTTCAAACACACAGTAGATGATGGTCTGGATGTGCGCAAAGCTGCATTTGAGTGCATGTACACACTGCTGGACAGCTGTCTCGACTGCCTAGACATCTTTGAGTTCCTTGACCATGTGGAGGAGGGGCTGAAGGACCACTATGATATCAGG ATGCTGACATTCATTATGCTGGCCAGGCTGTCGTCTCTGTGCCCCAGTGCGGTGGTGCAGAGATTGGACCGACTGGTGGAGCCACTGAGGGCCACCTGCACCACAAAG GTGAAGGCAGGGTCTGTGAAACaggagtttgagaagcaggaggagCTTCGCCGCTCGGCCATGCGCGCTGTGGCCGCCCTACTCTCCATCAGTGAGGTTGAGAAGTCCCCCGCCATGGTAGACTTTGCTAACCAGATCCGATCCAACGCAGAGATGGCCACCATCTTCGAAAGTGTCCAAGGAGACGCCATCTCAGGCGGGGTGGAAGCCATGGATACAAGCTAA
- the rpl32 gene encoding 60S ribosomal protein L32 translates to MAALRPLTKPKIVKKRTKKFIRHQSDRYVKIAKNWRKPRGIDNRVRRRFKGQMLMPNIGYGSNKKTKHMLPTGFRKFLVHNVKELEVLMMSNKTHCAEIAHNVSSKNRKLIVERAAQLAVKITNPNARLRSEENE, encoded by the exons ATGGCGGCCCTCAGACCCCTCACGAAACCCAAAATTGTTAAGAAGAGGACCAAGAAGTTCATCAGGCACCAGTCGGATCGCTATGTCAAGATCGCG AAAAACTGGAGGAAGCCCAGAGGTATTGACAACAGGGTCCGCAGGCGATTCAAGGGCCAGATGCTGATGCCCAACATTGGTTATGGTAGTAACAAGAAGACCAAGCACATGCTGCCCACTGGGTTCAGGAAGTTCCTTGTCCATAATGTCAAGGAACTCGAAGTTCTTATGATGAGCAacaa GACCCACTGTGCAGAGATCGCCCACAATGTGTCCTCAAAGAACAGGAAGCTTATTGTGGAGAGGGCAGCTCAGTTGGCCGTCAAGATTACCAATCCCAATGCCAGACTGCGCAGCGAGGAGAACGAATAA